The Papilio machaon chromosome 2, ilPapMach1.1, whole genome shotgun sequence genome segment GGCGTGAGGAGAGTACAGCTAGTCTTGCTGCAAAGGCAGCTGCTCGGACTAaggtatatgttttttaaattagataaatttagtattttttgatGTATTCACTTCTCATTTAatagttgaaaatatttataataagtttgCTATAGAACTAAACAAgaacaataaaatctaataatattagtatggaggaaacataactttaattgttttctaGCTACTGATAAAAGAAGCACAAAAGACAAAGGAAGCTAAAGAAAGTCAAGCAAAGAAGAATGAGAAAATAAATGGTCTGCACGCTGTGAAGGAAGTAAAGACTACTAAGGCTATCAAACCAATTCTAAAAGACCCAACGGATTCACTAGGAAAACTAAAATTGTCTGAAGCAAGTTCGGAGAGACAGAAGAAAGACAATGCTGATGCGGGTTATTTTGTAAAGCCATTACCTCTACCAAATGATATTGAAGACATTGATGCCAGGGACCGTAATAGTCCCTTGCTTATGTCAATTTAcattaaagatatttatagatatttgacagaattagaagaaaaatatCCCATTGAAAAGGATCACTTACAAAATCAGGTAAAGTTTTTTCTAAAATCAACATTTCCCTGTGGGGTTACCTTATGGCCTGAGGAATTCCATCTTATGATTTTCTTCATAATTACctattctaatattattaaagaacattgtctggaagaatacaggctactgattaagttttttttttttaattgcgcacGGACGGATTCaggggcgacagctagtaattcaTATTGAAGACACCATTctcttgaaattaaattgatgtaaTGGTGTAgtgcagtgtttcccaaagtgggcgataacgcccccttgggggcgtttgaaacctaggagggggcgataaggggcctaAAAATGGGgtgcattgaaattaattaaagtaaaggaattgtggtttttaagctttagggctgaataaaaattagggggctctgaaatacatataattgattttcaaaggggatGGGGGGGGGATTTGACAATCACTAGTGTAGTGTATAACCTTATGTCTTATGaattttcttagaaatttttaacaaatcaattttaaatattccagACTCATATAACTGGTAAAATGAGGGCAACACTCCTTGAATGGTTGGCAGAAGTACAACATCAGTTCTCATTGTCATTGGAGACATTTCAAATAACAGTTGGAGTTGTTGACAGATATTTACAGGtgtgaacttttttttttttttggcattaatttattttactgtttgaCTGTTCTGTTGctatactttaattatttaggtaaatacaaacaatataTCTTTGACTTATATTCTCTTCCCATAACTCTTCCTTTTTTTATACCCTTCCCATTGCTTAAGTGAGGAAGGGAACGATAATGTGATTCCGTAGataacttcaatattaaataacagaagccatcaattgttttatttttttgtaaatagattttgtatatttttatttttacagattgTCCCAAATATTCCGAAGAATAAATTGCAGTTGGTTGGTGTGACTGCTCTGTTCATTGCAAGCAAATACGAAGATATTTATGCACCCAATGTTAACGATTTCATTTATGTGACGGACTGTGCTTATACCAAGGAAGAGTTGTTCCAGTGTGAGAGAGACATCATTGTGAAAATAGGATACTGCCTCGCTCGCCCCATACCACTCAGTTTCTTAAGAAggtattcattttaattagttttttttttgtttgtaacataCTGTATGGTTTTGTAAAAGCAAAGCTCTACTTgagttatatataataaaaataaagctttttcTTTTGagttttcaaattgtttttactagATGGCggtttaataaactaaataaattcgtAAAATCTTAATCCTGGCCACtggaaataattacaaatattaatatccatgttatttattttaatctttagattttactaataaagtattaaattattgcataatactttatatatttatataaatttttgttccTTTAAGATTAGACCTAgtgttataaattacatttaaaatccGTTTTATCTTTTCTAGGTTTGTAAAAGCAGCTCACGGGACATCGAAAAATCACCACCTAGCTAAATATTTGGTTGACTTGGGCCTTGTTGAGTATACAACTGCTCACTACCGTCCGTCGGAGGTCGCTGCGGCGGCCATTTGTCTCTCTCTTCATCTTCTATCAAGCAAAAGCCTCAAAGATGTATGGACACCCACATTGTCATATTATTCTGGCTACTCTTTCGAACATATCAATccaataattaagaaattagcACAAATTGTTGTCGATGTGgagaaaaataagtttaaatctgtgttcaaaatatattcatcAGCGGAATTAGGCAAAGTATCGACATTACCACAGCTGCGGAGTGAATCTATTTATACATTGGCGGAAGTTTCAAGTAGCTAAGTGCATTagattttgtatatttgtaattcATGACTTGTGATTTGTGACATGTGGacgtgtagttttttttaattggttattgttttgtaattagctttatatttttctgaCTGACTGAGTTTTTGTATGTGGGTTTGATTTAGTACCTGTTtgattttgaagatttttagaTGTATTTAGCAGTATTGTTATGACATTAAACTGAAAGGTTTTAATGATTgatgtgtaatttttaattatttatgtataattcaaataatattattttgtaacgtAGTCGAAATGTAATCACGTGGTACGTTCAATAACTTTACAATAAtggttcaaataattttaaagaatgataataattttgttacataaagTAACTCTAACAATCATTTATCTTTatgtactaattattttacgagAACCTTaaaggttttattaaatattgtaactttaaaTAGCAATATGAAATAGTTGATTGACATTTTGAcggtttttaaattctatttaaccTTAAATTCTTATATTAACTAATCAAAAAGATcaagatatatataatttattcgattctagttaaatattgtattaaatgacAGAAATGAACCATATTGTGGTGACCACGTTTACAACATGAACGACAACGAAGTGTATTTTACTGCCTTAAGcctataatgtatttttgtatagttCTTAGACCTgtgattgatattttaaataataaattctgttttatcacgattttttatttttttaaataccttttCCATTTTACCAGTTCCAAGATCGCGATTGCGTGCTCCTTATCTTAAACGTATgacatagattttatattttaaaggttaGCAGTTTTTTTGGTATGACTGTTTTAAAGCAGTCTCGTAATCGAGAATCGGATGATAAATGAGTGCGACAATTTTCTGCGTTAATCTGTGAATCTTTTAACGCCTGAGAAAGTACAAAATTGACAGGTCTCATTTAAGTTTCTAATTGCAaagtaaaaagatttaaaatggaGATTGTTCGACTTAActcaatttcaaattaactttttttttttaaaattacttcctTACATAAGAATGATGTctgtcttaatattatttttatagaagcgAAAGAAAAGAGTTTCTGGTTCAATACTGATTTTTTGTTtaggcttaattttttacgacTTTCAGaaactttaaatgtaactaCATTAGAGATAGTAATGTAACATACATTAGAGAGAGAAAATACAAAGAATCGTACCGAAAACATTTTGGAATAGTCACATCATTGCGGTCACTATAGCTTACATgacgatattaaaaaagaaaaaaaaaactagtaaagtAATTGCAACGCACATTTTTGcgtcaaatatttttgaaatcagTTTAATTTGCGACTATCACagactatatttataatattaatttcaatatggACAACACCATAtaacattattgtaatatttagtatGGGTGCATCATAGCGTTCGTTCGATGCGGTGATGCGATGGGTCATTCGAACGTGGGTCGGGCGCGGGCGCTTCCATAGCCTGCCCTCTCCTCGCAAATTCGAAGAATTTATTAACGCTCGGCGGTTAGCCGAACCATTTTTGTTTCCTGTTTTTCCATGGCTCGGTCTCCCGCCGTGAGAACTGGAAACATAGAAAGTTTCGTTGCTATTTTTTAAGCCGTTCGTTTTTACTTACTGAAATTTTATAGTATGTGATACCtactattttcaaattaaaacacgTAACCAATTATAAAATTCGTAAACGGCATATAATAATGGCAATGGgaattttttagtttaatgtttacttttactCGAGATTTctaagcaaaaaaataaaaaatcatataaacaattcatgtaaatattaaataagtgtTATGAATAGAGAAGCATGTTCTGATGAGGCGCAACCTTGTTACTAGTTACGAGTAACATTCTTCTATTTGTAtacatatagatatagatatagcACGTATACTCATGGCACACCAATATCGTATTTTTTGCTGGTAGAATTACTATTATTTCGTTATTCAGCTGTGCTGTACTGGCTTGTTAgcatttatatcataaaaaatacacgtCCAATTTAGTTTGGGTGTATGTTTTAGCGTTTTTGCAACGAACGCGCTATTCCAATGCATACAGGCATTGTAGTGTTGCGTACTCCTGTCTCGTAAATATTTCGCGCACGCAATTTACAGCTTTGGGAATCCTCTTAACGGAATACTGTGGCTTAGCaggaaatatattatttttgtagctttttaaatttagacatGATAAGTgtataatcattttattaacGTTATAAATTTGACGGCACGAGACCTGAAACTAGAAGTGTAAATAAGTACCTACCAGTTTGTATATTCCAATTAGCATAAAAACAACTCtgaaagattttatattcGAAGTTTGTGCCGAGACAAAATGTTTCATATGATTGTCGCGTTATATAGTTCTCTACTTAACGTCCGGCGCTGCGAGTGTCTTCGAGTAACGATCCTTCCGTTGTTCCGCCAACTTTTAACGAGTTTGTCGGATGCGAGTGGAAGCGGCCGAAGTGCCTGCGACCGGGGGGCCCACCCGCACGTAATATGTTACTCATTTCCAGCGAAATATGAAAGAAGTGCTAGTAGTTTTACTACGTGTCTATTGaatgtttaagttaataaGATATGTTGTGTCAAGTAAACTGTACAAAGTATAAGTAAACTGTagaatgtaaatatttcaataacattgTCCAATATTTGCTTAGTCTGTAAGCTTCTGTAGTTTGACAATGACAGAGCAATATGTGACAAGTTTAATTGGTCAAAGACTTCAAGTAATGAAAGCGTTAAAAGGCAATTGAAGCGGTAATACCTCTTTAGTCCCATTCCAACCATATTTTTTCCATCAGGAGATGGGATTAATCTTCAGGCCTTCGGTAGATGAGATTTATTCGGGGAAGCCAAATGTCTGTTTCATACTTGTTTGAATCAGATTACAATAGCCTAATTTCGACTAAAATTTTTGCTTAAACTTTCAACTTTAGACTTGGATGGTACTTTTAGCTCTCTCCCTATGTTAGCTTGTATTAGCTATCAGGTTGTGGCTTGCAGCAATTTGTCAGTGATCAACGAGCTGGACCGCCATGGGTAGCACTTAAAAGTGCCGTTAAAAGGCACCGTTTCAAAAGCATCGTATAAATAACGCAGGCTAACGGCATTTTTGTTAGATACAATGTGcgattttctttcattttgagttataaatacagCTGGAGAGTTTGGATTTTAGAAATGATGTATAATTAATGAATGACTggattgataaaaaaatatgaatgaatCCGTAAGACGATGAATTGAATACAAGGGATGTGAGCAATTGAGCTCGCTTGAGCTGATCTCATGTTTGTTGTCGGAGCGGAAGGGTCGAGCGGTTGAGTGTATTCCATAAAAACGCACCTCAAATGGGGTGAAAACTGTCGACATGTGCCTCATCCCAGCCGCAGACCTAGTGATGGGTTTAATCACTCGACATATTATCGATACGAAGAATAATTTTGgctgtatgttttttaataacaaaatcaaaacatataaattaaattggagTGCCTATAtgtaacattgaaaaaaatcatgtttcgtatttgcgttgctgataatttttgtaaattttagtctgtctgtctgtccgcaaattCGCCTttttccgggtaatctccgaaacagctgGGCCGATTTCGATGGAAAGCTAGCTGATGAacgcgggcatattataggctcCTTTTCTTCTGCAGACGAAGTCGACTGCATTTTCCCGTAAGTTTTAAAAGTCgattaatacattatattaaaaaaaaaagactcaTTTACCGAAATGATGCAAAAAGGGCAgtttttgcattttatatCTTCTTCACATGAATGACATAGAGTGACTAATTCCTGTGGCCTTACTCTTGCATTGCAAGTTAAGTTCGAAAGTGCACGATCGTTCGAGTAAGACCCAGAGTTTGCTTAGAGACATCTGTTCCGCAATAGTGTTACACAACAAGGATTCAACGCGTCGGACTACGTCGTAAAGGATATCCCCAGACATCTCGGCCGACAATTACTTTGTCGTGGAACAAACGCTCTGACAACTTCGATAACTGAACTACAAAGGGTCACGACTTAACAACTTTTCATTTGTAGTAAATGTTCTCGAACAATTTTATGCTTTGGATACTATTCCAAATAATTACCTATGTACTTCGAGTGTAAGtataatactttatttctACTCTTTagtcttaaaaacaaataatataacaagtCAATACCTACCCGTTCGGCAAGAAGATAGCATAAAGTTctcttaatgttaacattattcaagatctgatatcagaaatgataaccaaaaagtcaacataaagttaacataaagttaacataaagctcTCTTATGAGCCATCTAGCGCCATCTTTTAGAgatcattaaaaagatatcagaaagataacattttctagagatcataaagttaacgtttttatgttaaaattaagaggctagtgtaaaattaaaattgacatggaaaataggtttaattattgtttatttgataacacaatGAATAGTAACGATATTAcataccaatataaataatcttattattaaaattacaaatacttttacggctcaagtaatgatataggagttttaaatgttggtgGTGGTTGCTGATCCTTTTGGCTCACGTACGTGGCAGGTGGCattggtatattatttattccgctatctgtaaataaagtgttttattaataaggaacaaaataatctatatatataaaagaaagtcgtgttagttacactatttataactcaagaacggctgaatcaatttgactgaaaattggtgggaagGTAGcgtagaaccaggaaacggacataggatagtttttaccccgctttctattttttattacgcgcggacggagtcgcgggtaaaagctagttatatataattgaacaactttatttgttacatacccTCATTATCAGAAGAACTTGACGATGATATTATCTTCTTTCTACTTTtagtttctataaaataaataaaattaatattagaattattatataaaaaattttaggtaaaggtaaaacaaatactattcatttttcttttcaattttcatgcaattttaaattttacaattaaattcaaactaatgatccttacttttttgtataggCGTCGATTCATCTTCTGTATCACAAGAGcgtaaatgtttattgcagtttctttttcctttatctacaatttctaattttttatttgttttaatagcaGCAAAACCTTCATCATCATTTGTAGACAGATTTAGGGCATCTAATTCGAATTCACGCGCTTCGTCATATgcctgttataaaaaaataatgatagtttaattaattattatctcaCTATTGATATAAGGGTGAGATACTGCAAATATTTGCATATCCATATTTGAAAGTTAAAGTACAGAAATACATGAAGAGATTATAACCAATTATTCCCGATCAACGAActacatattttactgtatagtataaataattttaccaaaTGGACCACAGAGTTGAACATAATTATAAGTGATCCAATTATCTTTAGGGTTATCAGCTCGAATAATTAGTAAGGtaggattttttgttttcggcCACTTGAAAGTTCGAGATTCTGAATCTACCCATGATGCAGGTACGATTGCAGACGTTTTATCCCAAAAAACTACGAAATACATCTTGTGTtgaatcctaaaaaaaatatcaaatcagaaattgaaaatattcattaaattttagggcattctaaattttatcagacacttttacaaagacgatgctgataagtttttttttattatgtatgaattaaatgaacaaaattgtatacaaatgtttaaagttagaaatattttaaaaagtaaaatatttaaactgcatttaattaaaatagcgacGAGCATCgtcttacaacaattttaaataatttaattagttataaaatatgaaaaaatgtgtttataacctatattcATACTTACAAGTTCATTTGTTCggcaattaaattcttgataactaactgaataataagaatcacaaatactattaattatattttcaaccagtatgttaagtcaaaaatattacgtttatgttgtaataattgaataaaaacacttaGCAATGCCGAACGAATTACGATGCAATTCACGCTTGTCAACAATCACTCTTTAATGGATGAGTGAGAGGTCCGTATAGaaca includes the following:
- the LOC123722490 gene encoding uncharacterized protein LOC123722490, with translation MFNSVVHLAYDEAREFELDALNLSTNDDEGFAAIKTNKKLEIVDKGKRNCNKHLRSCDTEDESTPIQKKTKSRKKIISSSSSSDNEDSGINNIPMPPATYVSQKDQQPPPTFKTPISLLEP
- the LOC106709007 gene encoding G2/mitotic-specific cyclin-B encodes the protein MEVQTRKLRTVQLHDQENIYGKTKTHAAFPTKRDGLTVRGVLGEINGNLQVQRDVNKGKITVTVSEIDKKPNRAALRSNYNHVQSKVDSGLATKPVLPSKPALRREESTASLAAKAAARTKLLIKEAQKTKEAKESQAKKNEKINGLHAVKEVKTTKAIKPILKDPTDSLGKLKLSEASSERQKKDNADAGYFVKPLPLPNDIEDIDARDRNSPLLMSIYIKDIYRYLTELEEKYPIEKDHLQNQTHITGKMRATLLEWLAEVQHQFSLSLETFQITVGVVDRYLQIVPNIPKNKLQLVGVTALFIASKYEDIYAPNVNDFIYVTDCAYTKEELFQCERDIIVKIGYCLARPIPLSFLRRFVKAAHGTSKNHHLAKYLVDLGLVEYTTAHYRPSEVAAAAICLSLHLLSSKSLKDVWTPTLSYYSGYSFEHINPIIKKLAQIVVDVEKNKFKSVFKIYSSAELGKVSTLPQLRSESIYTLAEVSSS